From Sediminibacterium sp. TEGAF015, a single genomic window includes:
- a CDS encoding type II toxin-antitoxin system death-on-curing family toxin has product MHQILISEFGGANGIRDKDFLNSALARPFQTFDGKELCPTPLDKAASLIESILINHPFVDGNKRTGYVLMRLLLLQNKLDIVASQEEKYSFVMDIASGYSNFETIVKWLANHKVKISG; this is encoded by the coding sequence ATACATCAAATTCTAATTTCGGAATTCGGTGGCGCGAATGGAATCAGAGACAAAGATTTTTTGAACTCCGCTTTAGCCAGACCTTTCCAAACATTTGATGGGAAAGAACTTTGCCCTACCCCTTTAGATAAAGCTGCCTCATTAATCGAAAGTATTCTTATTAATCACCCATTCGTAGATGGCAATAAGCGAACGGGTTATGTTTTAATGCGCCTGCTTTTATTACAAAATAAACTAGATATAGTAGCAAGCCAAGAAGAGAAATACTCCTTTGTTATGGATATTGCTTCTGGATACTCGAATTTTGAAACTATAGTAAAATGGTTAGCTAATCATAAAGTAAAAATAAGCGGCTAA
- a CDS encoding type II toxin-antitoxin system ParD family antitoxin: MGRNTSISLGDHFEDFVDAKVSTGRFKNASEVIRAGLRLLEEEESKIQALKKAITDGIESGVARSFDPKKHLEKLKAARRKNG, translated from the coding sequence ATGGGACGCAATACATCCATTTCATTAGGGGATCACTTTGAAGATTTCGTTGACGCCAAAGTATCAACAGGAAGATTTAAGAATGCTAGTGAGGTAATAAGGGCAGGTCTTAGGCTTTTAGAGGAGGAAGAATCAAAAATTCAAGCACTCAAAAAAGCTATTACAGATGGTATTGAAAGTGGTGTGGCTAGAAGTTTCGACCCTAAAAAGCATCTTGAAAAATTAAAAGCTGCTAGAAGAAAAAATGGGTAG
- a CDS encoding ligand-binding sensor domain-containing protein: MIFLSLILALNLACVEKKSNENETNKPEWVMTSKSDSLQFSSGIRAIFQDSKGNYWLGSHKEGISFFDGKTFEYFTISQGLADNQIRSIQEDKKGRIWIGTARGVSEYNNGTFTHYSTNINQPEYDWSKTNGELWFNAGEEDGINRFDGINMHYLIFPKPNNTTADNSYGVTDIAKSKDGKVWIATYAALFNYDGKQVSIYDAERLNLKRDELLHIRSVLADSKGRIWIGNNGIGVLLMDGSTIVNFSEKHHLIHPTSTRRGDKSKPGTLEHVFAMEEDADGNIWFGDRDTGAWKYDGKTLTNYPISDNLSNPMIWTIYKDNKNNLLFGMEDGKIFKFNGKTFEKQFITLPSIK; encoded by the coding sequence ATGATATTCCTATCTCTGATATTGGCACTGAACCTTGCTTGTGTAGAAAAGAAATCAAATGAAAATGAAACAAATAAGCCAGAATGGGTAATGACCTCAAAATCGGACAGTTTGCAATTTTCTTCTGGAATCCGAGCAATCTTTCAGGACAGTAAAGGAAATTATTGGTTGGGAAGTCATAAAGAGGGCATATCCTTTTTTGATGGCAAAACATTTGAGTACTTTACAATAAGTCAAGGTTTAGCCGATAATCAAATCCGTTCTATCCAAGAAGACAAGAAGGGTAGAATTTGGATTGGCACTGCAAGGGGAGTTAGTGAATATAACAATGGAACGTTTACACATTATTCCACCAATATCAACCAACCCGAATACGATTGGAGTAAAACCAATGGAGAGTTATGGTTTAATGCTGGGGAAGAGGATGGAATTAATCGATTTGACGGTATCAATATGCATTATTTAATTTTTCCCAAACCCAACAATACAACAGCTGACAATTCTTACGGTGTAACGGATATAGCCAAGTCTAAGGATGGTAAAGTTTGGATTGCAACCTATGCTGCGCTATTTAACTATGATGGTAAACAGGTAAGCATCTATGATGCTGAAAGATTAAATTTAAAACGGGATGAGCTTTTGCATATACGAAGTGTATTAGCAGATTCAAAAGGACGAATATGGATTGGTAATAATGGAATTGGCGTTTTGTTGATGGACGGTAGTACGATAGTTAATTTTTCTGAAAAGCATCATTTAATCCATCCAACAAGTACTCGACGAGGAGATAAGTCAAAACCAGGCACTCTTGAACATGTTTTTGCTATGGAGGAAGATGCAGATGGCAATATTTGGTTTGGGGATAGAGATACAGGCGCTTGGAAATACGACGGTAAAACTTTGACAAACTATCCAATAAGTGACAACCTATCTAACCCAATGATTTGGACAATTTATAAAGACAATAAGAACAATTTGCTTTTTGGGATGGAAGACGGAAAGATATTTAAGTTTAACGGAAAGACTTTTGAAAAGCAATTTATTACCTTGCCATCAATCAAATAA
- a CDS encoding type II toxin-antitoxin system RelE/ParE family toxin: MGSYSLTNKAVQDLSSIWEYTVDTWSERQADKYYFMLLDFCQDIADGKVIGKNYPEVSAEILGFKAGQHILFYRKLSIGKVEIARILHAQMDLKNRIQE; the protein is encoded by the coding sequence ATGGGTAGTTACTCTTTAACAAATAAAGCAGTTCAAGATTTATCATCAATTTGGGAATATACAGTTGATACCTGGTCAGAGAGACAAGCAGACAAGTACTATTTCATGCTATTAGATTTTTGTCAAGACATAGCAGATGGTAAGGTTATAGGTAAAAATTATCCAGAGGTAAGTGCAGAAATTTTAGGATTTAAAGCTGGGCAGCACATACTTTTCTATAGAAAGCTGAGCATAGGTAAAGTTGAAATAGCTAGAATCTTGCATGCACAAATGGATTTGAAAAATAGGATACAAGAGTAA
- a CDS encoding HigA family addiction module antitoxin: MKPLKNIHPGEILQEEFLIPLGISAYRLCKDTGIPQTRISVIIKGNRRITADTALRFSKYFGTSAKFWLGLQDDFDIEEKKHSLKSQLASISRYSNTAA; encoded by the coding sequence ATGAAACCTCTAAAGAACATTCATCCAGGCGAAATTTTACAAGAAGAATTTCTAATTCCTCTTGGTATTTCTGCGTACAGGCTCTGCAAGGATACAGGTATTCCACAAACAAGGATTTCTGTGATCATAAAAGGCAATCGGAGAATTACAGCGGATACTGCGCTAAGATTCTCAAAGTATTTTGGGACTTCAGCTAAGTTTTGGCTGGGCTTGCAAGATGACTTTGATATCGAAGAAAAGAAACATTCACTGAAATCTCAGTTAGCTTCAATATCCAGATACAGTAATACAGCCGCATAA
- a CDS encoding nucleotidyltransferase family protein, translating to MSQLEAIKALLVKLKPELAERYFVKSIGLFGSIVRDDFSPTKSDIDIIVDFSKPIGIQFIEIADYLEEKINRRRKYAHKK from the coding sequence ATGTCACAATTAGAAGCAATAAAAGCTTTGCTAGTAAAACTAAAGCCAGAATTAGCAGAGAGATACTTTGTTAAATCAATAGGGCTATTTGGTTCAATTGTAAGAGATGATTTTTCACCCACAAAAAGTGACATTGATATAATTGTTGATTTTTCAAAGCCAATAGGCATTCAATTCATTGAAATAGCTGATTATTTAGAAGAAAAGATTAATCGTAGAAGAAAATACGCTCATAAAAAATAA